One genomic window of Psychrobacillus sp. INOP01 includes the following:
- a CDS encoding VanZ family protein: MYVIINYLDDMLFFIGIAFPLIVIWRLYRWKKRGFQLKEILHELGILVFFSVLVGLFSQTIIPKPGEVPAYTTGVNLELFRVVEETYNAIVYLGFWQPFYINFLGNIILFMPIGFLLPLLFKKMELFIFPVFAGLCLSLFIEIMQIPQSRSSDVDDLWLNTLGAFLGYVCYYFIRKAFPAFTAAFKKVYEN; the protein is encoded by the coding sequence TCATAAATTATTTAGATGATATGTTATTTTTTATAGGGATTGCATTTCCATTGATTGTTATTTGGCGACTGTATCGTTGGAAGAAGAGAGGATTTCAGCTAAAAGAGATATTACATGAGCTCGGAATTTTAGTCTTTTTCTCTGTACTTGTTGGTCTATTTTCTCAAACAATAATACCTAAACCAGGTGAAGTGCCAGCCTATACCACCGGCGTTAATTTAGAATTATTTCGTGTGGTAGAAGAAACATATAATGCCATTGTATATCTAGGATTTTGGCAACCATTCTATATTAACTTTCTTGGTAATATTATTCTATTCATGCCAATTGGGTTTCTTCTACCTTTACTATTTAAAAAGATGGAGCTTTTTATATTCCCAGTATTTGCTGGATTGTGTCTATCTTTATTTATTGAAATTATGCAGATTCCGCAAAGCAGAAGCAGTGACGTCGATGATTTATGGCTGAATACGCTTGGGGCATTTCTTGGCTATGTGTGCTATTACTTTATTCGAAAAGCTTTCCCAGCATTTACAGCTGCTTTTAAAAAAGTTTATGAAAACTAA